From a region of the Sminthopsis crassicaudata isolate SCR6 chromosome 6, ASM4859323v1, whole genome shotgun sequence genome:
- the SLC25A4 gene encoding ADP/ATP translocase 1 — protein MSDQALSFLKDFLAGGIAAAVSKTAVAPIERVKLLLQVQHASKQIKAEQQYKGIMDCVVRIPKEQGFLSFWRGNLANVIRYFPTQALNFAFKDKYKQIFLGGVDRHKQFWRYFAGNLASGGAAGATSLCFVYPLDFARTRLAADVGKGSSQREFSGLGDCLTKIFKSDGLKGLYQGFSVSVQGIIIYRAAYFGVYDTAKGMLPDPKNVHIIVSWMIAQSVTAVAGLVSYPFDTVRRRMMMQSGRKGADIMYTGTIDCWKKIAKDEGSKAFFKGAWSNVLRGMGGAFVLVLYDEIKKYV, from the exons ATGAGTGACCAAGCGCTGAGCTTCCTAAAAGACTTCCTGGCAGGTGGCATCGCCGCTGCAGTTTCCAAGACTGCAGTTGCCCCCATCGAGAGAGTCAAATTGCTTCTGCAG GTCCAACATGCCAGCAAACAAATTAAAGCAGAGCAGCAGTATAAAGGCATAATGGACTGCGTTGTGAGAATCCCAAAGGAGCAAGGCTTCCTCTCCTTCTGGAGGGGTAACCTGGCCAACGTCATTCGTTATTTCCCCACCCAAGCCCTTAACTTTGCCTTCAAGGACAAATACAAGCAAATCTTCCTGGGGGGTGTGGATCGGCACAAGCAGTTCTGGCGTTACTTTGCTGGCAACCTTGCTTCTGGTGGAGCAGCCGGGGCCACTTCCCTCTGCTTTGTCTACCCACTGGACTTTGCTCGGACCAGGCTGGCTGCTGATGTGGGCAAGGGATCCAGTCAACGGGAGTTCAGTGGCCTAGGCGACTGTCTTACCAAGATCTTCAAGTCTGATGGCCTGAAGGGCCTCTACCAAGGCTTCAGTGTGTCCGTCCAGGGCATCATCATCTACAGGGCGGCCTATTTCGGGGTCTATGATACAGCCAAGG GAATGCTGCCTGACCCCAAGAATGTGCACATTATAGTAAGCTGGATGATTGCCCAGAGTGTGACAGCAGTGGCAGGACTGGTGTCCTATCCCTTTGATACTGTGCGTCGTAGGATGATGATGCAGTCTGGTCGGAAAGGGG CTGATATTATGTATACTGGAACAATTGATTGCTGGAAGAAGATTGCAAAAGATGAAGGATCCAAAGCTTTCTTCAAAGGTGCCTGGTCCAATGTATTGAGAGGCATGGGCGGTGCTTTTGTATTAGTGTTGTATGATGAGATCAAAAAATACGTCTAA